Proteins found in one Patagioenas fasciata isolate bPatFas1 chromosome 13, bPatFas1.hap1, whole genome shotgun sequence genomic segment:
- the CBLN1 gene encoding cerebellin-1 — MRGPGLGLRLGLLLGAAWLACGQNETEPIVLEGKCLVVCDSNPTSDPTGTALGISVRSGSAKVAFSAIRSTNHEPSEMSNRTMIIYFDQVLVNIGSNFDSERSTFIAPRKGIYSFNFHVVKVYNRQTIQVSLMLNGWPVISAFAGDQDVTREAASNGVLIQMEKGDRAYLKLERGNLMGGWKYSTFSGFLVFPL, encoded by the exons ATGCGGGGCCCGGGGCTGGGGCtgaggctggggctgctgctgggcgcGGCGTGGCTGGCGTGCGGGCAGAACGAGACGGAGCCCATCGTGCTGGAGGGGAAGTGCCTGGTGGTGTGCGACTCCAACCCCACCTCCGACCCCACCGGCACGGCGCTCGGTATCTCCGTGCGCTCCGGCAGCGCCAAGGTCGCCTTCTCCGCCATTCGCAGCACCAACCACGAGCCCTCCGAGATGAGCAACCGCACCATGATCATCTACTTCGACCAG GTACTAGTGAATATCGGCAGCAACTTCGACTCGGAGCGGAGCACTTTTATCGCGCCCAGGAAAGGGATTTACAGTTTTAATTTTCACGTGGTGAAAGTGTACAACAGGCAAACCATACAG GTGAGTTTGATGCTAAATGGGTGGCCAGTGATTTCTGCCTTTGCAGGGGACCAAGATGTGACCCGAGAAGCTGCTAGCAATGGAGTCCTCATTCAGATGGAGAAAGGAGACAGAGCTTATCTAAAACTGGAGAGAGGAAACTTGATGGGAGGCTGGAAGTATTCAACATTCTCTGGATTTCTAGTGTTCCCGCTTTAA